The following are from one region of the Paenibacillus sp. JZ16 genome:
- the hisS gene encoding histidine--tRNA ligase translates to MANEKFEKPTGTQDILPGAVEKWQFIEEKARDLCRRYNYREIRTPIFEQTELFERGVGETTDIVEKEMYTFKDKGDRSMTLRPEGTAGVVRAYVQNKLYGEPDVTKLYYMGPMFRYERPQAGRYRQFHQFGVEVFGTADPAIDAEVIALGYSFYKELGLNGVKAEINSVGTPEVRAAYRSALLAFLEPMKENLCSDCQSRMERNPLRVLDCKKDQGKFDDAPSILDSLDEECSTHFEKVKGYLDAMGIEYEINPRLVRGLDYYTHTAFEFKTQGIGAIDTVGGGGRFNGLVDQIGGPDQPGIGFGIGLERIQLILEHQGVNLSAAKPLDVYLVALGEAAEQEVAKLIYELRSKGVAAERDYLGRKMKAQMKSADRLQARYTAILGEDELARGEIALKSMETGEQRTVRLDALVQELV, encoded by the coding sequence ATGGCAAACGAGAAGTTCGAGAAACCGACAGGCACGCAGGACATCCTGCCAGGTGCCGTCGAGAAATGGCAGTTTATCGAGGAGAAGGCACGCGATTTGTGCCGAAGATACAACTACCGCGAAATTCGCACACCGATCTTTGAGCAGACCGAGTTGTTCGAACGCGGGGTGGGCGAAACCACCGACATCGTAGAGAAGGAAATGTATACGTTCAAGGATAAAGGGGATCGCAGCATGACCCTACGTCCGGAAGGAACGGCAGGCGTCGTGCGGGCATATGTGCAAAACAAGCTGTATGGAGAGCCTGACGTCACGAAGCTGTATTACATGGGTCCCATGTTCCGCTACGAGCGTCCACAGGCGGGACGTTACCGTCAATTCCATCAGTTCGGCGTCGAGGTGTTCGGGACGGCAGATCCGGCTATCGATGCCGAGGTGATTGCGCTGGGATACAGCTTCTACAAGGAGCTTGGGCTGAACGGGGTAAAAGCAGAGATTAACTCTGTAGGGACGCCTGAGGTACGGGCGGCTTACCGCAGTGCGCTGCTAGCTTTCCTGGAACCGATGAAAGAGAACCTATGCTCGGATTGCCAGTCGCGCATGGAACGCAACCCGCTGCGCGTGTTGGACTGCAAGAAGGACCAAGGGAAGTTCGATGATGCGCCTTCGATTCTGGACAGCCTGGACGAGGAATGCAGCACGCACTTTGAGAAAGTGAAAGGGTACCTGGATGCGATGGGCATCGAGTATGAAATCAATCCAAGACTGGTTCGGGGATTGGACTATTATACGCATACCGCATTTGAATTCAAGACCCAGGGCATCGGCGCGATTGATACGGTAGGCGGCGGAGGGCGGTTCAACGGACTGGTCGATCAGATCGGCGGACCGGATCAGCCTGGCATCGGGTTCGGGATTGGTCTTGAGCGAATCCAATTGATTCTGGAACACCAAGGGGTTAATCTGTCGGCAGCCAAGCCGCTGGATGTCTATCTGGTGGCGCTGGGTGAAGCCGCTGAGCAGGAAGTGGCCAAATTGATCTACGAACTGCGAAGCAAGGGCGTAGCTGCCGAACGTGATTACCTTGGCCGGAAAATGAAAGCCCAGATGAAGTCCGCCGACCGTTTGCAAGCTCGTTATACCGCCATTTTGGGTGAAGATGAACTGGCGCGCGGAGAGATTGCACTGAAGTCGATGGAGACCGGCGAGCAGCGTACGGTTAGATTGGACGCTCTGGTTCAAGAATTGGTTTAA
- the aspS gene encoding aspartate--tRNA ligase, translating to MKRTHQCGHLTTANIGETVTLNGWVQTRRDLGGVLFIDLRDRSGIMQIVFNPDFSGEALAVADKVRSEFVVAVSGKVVKRDPETFNPNLPTGEIEVQVTSIEVLNAAKTPPFFIEDGVEVDEQLRLKYRYLDLRRPEMQKTLMLRSKASKVFRDFLDDEGFVDVETPILTKSSPEGARDYLVPSRVHAGEFFALPQSPQIYKQLLMVSGLERYYQIARCFRDEDLRADRQPEFTQVDIETSFMERDDLLNMMEQLMVKLFKETIGVELATPFQRISYADAMGKYGSDKPDLRFGMELIEMNDIVASSGVKVFSSVIEKGGEVKCLNAKGCGTWTRKEIDDLGPYAARYGAKGLAWIQVKEGEFKGPIVKFFSEQEIEAVRERTGAEDGDLLLFSADNKKVVADVLGALRLKIGRQLGLINDNEYKFAWVLDFPLFSYDEEAKRYVAEHHPFTRPKDEDLELMDTDPLAVRAEAYDIVLNGYEVGGGSMRIFKREIQEKMFAALGMSPEVAHDKFGYLMDAFEYGTPPHGGIAFGLDRLVMLLAGRTNLRETIAFPKTASATDLLMDAPSQVDGGQLEQLHIKLAKKPGDEK from the coding sequence ATGAAAAGGACGCATCAATGCGGTCATCTGACAACCGCGAACATTGGAGAAACTGTAACACTGAACGGCTGGGTACAAACCCGCCGCGACTTGGGCGGCGTGCTGTTCATTGATCTTCGCGATCGGAGCGGCATCATGCAAATCGTATTTAACCCGGATTTCTCAGGCGAAGCTTTGGCTGTTGCCGATAAGGTCCGCAGCGAATTCGTGGTGGCCGTATCCGGTAAAGTCGTAAAGCGTGATCCAGAAACGTTCAACCCGAATTTGCCTACTGGCGAAATCGAAGTTCAAGTGACAAGCATTGAAGTGCTGAATGCAGCCAAAACGCCTCCGTTCTTTATCGAAGACGGCGTGGAAGTGGATGAGCAGCTTCGTTTGAAGTATCGCTATCTGGACCTTCGTCGTCCAGAGATGCAAAAAACGCTGATGCTGCGCTCCAAAGCGTCGAAAGTATTCCGCGACTTCCTCGATGACGAGGGCTTCGTGGACGTGGAGACGCCAATTCTGACCAAGAGCTCCCCGGAAGGCGCACGCGACTATCTCGTACCGAGCCGCGTACACGCAGGTGAATTCTTTGCGCTTCCGCAATCTCCACAAATTTATAAGCAGCTCCTTATGGTGAGCGGGCTTGAACGTTACTACCAAATTGCACGCTGCTTCCGTGACGAAGACTTGCGGGCTGACCGTCAGCCCGAATTTACCCAGGTCGACATCGAGACGTCCTTCATGGAGCGCGACGACCTGCTGAACATGATGGAGCAGCTGATGGTGAAGCTGTTCAAGGAAACCATCGGCGTTGAGCTTGCAACACCATTCCAGCGTATCAGTTATGCTGATGCGATGGGTAAATACGGCTCCGACAAGCCGGATCTCCGCTTCGGTATGGAATTGATCGAAATGAACGATATCGTTGCAAGCAGCGGCGTCAAAGTATTCTCTTCCGTCATTGAAAAAGGCGGCGAAGTCAAGTGTTTGAACGCTAAAGGCTGCGGGACTTGGACACGTAAGGAAATTGATGATCTGGGGCCATATGCAGCCCGTTACGGAGCGAAGGGTCTTGCTTGGATTCAAGTGAAAGAAGGCGAGTTCAAGGGGCCGATCGTGAAATTCTTCAGCGAGCAGGAAATTGAAGCGGTAAGGGAACGCACAGGAGCCGAAGACGGCGACTTGCTGCTGTTCTCCGCAGACAATAAAAAAGTGGTTGCCGACGTGCTTGGCGCGCTCCGCTTGAAAATCGGACGTCAGCTTGGCCTGATCAACGACAACGAGTACAAGTTTGCTTGGGTGCTGGACTTCCCGCTGTTCAGCTATGATGAAGAGGCGAAGCGTTATGTGGCCGAGCATCATCCGTTCACCCGTCCAAAAGACGAAGATCTGGAATTGATGGATACGGATCCGCTTGCCGTGCGCGCGGAAGCTTACGACATCGTTCTGAATGGATATGAAGTAGGCGGCGGTTCCATGCGGATATTCAAACGCGAGATCCAAGAGAAAATGTTTGCGGCTCTTGGTATGTCACCGGAAGTGGCGCACGACAAATTCGGTTATCTTATGGACGCCTTTGAATACGGTACTCCTCCACACGGCGGAATCGCCTTCGGGTTGGACCGTTTGGTGATGCTGCTTGCCGGACGCACGAACCTGCGTGAAACGATTGCGTTCCCGAAAACGGCAAGCGCAACGGATCTGTTGATGGACGCTCCTTCCCAGGTGGACGGAGGACAGCTGGAGCAGCTGCATATCAAACTCGCCAAGAAGCCGGGCGACGAGAAATAA